From a single Aminobacterium mobile DSM 12262 genomic region:
- a CDS encoding rod shape-determining protein, with protein sequence MKVGSVQVFRFLSGVFGTDVGIDLGTANIVVYVKGKGIVINEPSAVAIRKKTKGGGNIEVIAVGGEAKAMAGKTPTGVYTIWPMQDGVIANFEMTEELIRHCLRKATGGNMVLSHPRVVISVPAEVTEVERKAVIDATLGAGAREAYVVDEPVAAALGVGLPIKEPRGSMILDIGGGTSEVAVLSLGGIVVTNSLRTAGRDMDEAIIAMLRQKYALLIGETTAEEVKIEIGSALPLESELEMAVKGRDLADGLPKADAVTSSEVREALEPIVRRIEDMVKVALEQTPPELSKDIVDQGIILSGGISLLRGLSQRLSRSLSTPVIVAEDPLFAVARGVGKILENLDDMKKVLLSVEKGAQ encoded by the coding sequence ATGAAGGTGGGGAGTGTACAAGTGTTTAGATTTCTTTCGGGCGTGTTTGGTACCGATGTGGGCATTGACCTAGGAACTGCCAATATCGTTGTATATGTGAAAGGGAAAGGTATTGTTATCAACGAACCTTCTGCTGTTGCCATTCGTAAAAAGACGAAGGGTGGCGGTAATATTGAAGTCATAGCTGTAGGTGGCGAAGCAAAAGCTATGGCCGGGAAGACTCCTACTGGCGTATATACCATTTGGCCTATGCAGGATGGTGTTATCGCCAATTTTGAAATGACGGAGGAACTTATTCGCCATTGCCTTAGAAAAGCAACGGGTGGAAATATGGTTCTCTCCCACCCCCGGGTCGTTATTTCCGTTCCAGCGGAAGTAACAGAGGTAGAGAGAAAAGCTGTAATAGATGCAACGTTAGGTGCTGGGGCCCGAGAAGCCTACGTTGTGGATGAGCCTGTTGCCGCAGCTCTTGGCGTGGGGCTTCCTATAAAAGAACCTCGAGGAAGTATGATTCTCGACATAGGCGGAGGAACGAGCGAAGTAGCGGTTCTCTCTTTAGGTGGAATAGTGGTAACGAACTCTCTTCGTACGGCGGGGAGAGATATGGATGAGGCTATTATCGCCATGCTTCGTCAAAAATATGCTCTTCTTATTGGCGAGACTACTGCTGAAGAAGTAAAAATCGAGATAGGCTCAGCTCTTCCGTTGGAGAGCGAGTTAGAGATGGCTGTGAAGGGCCGGGATCTAGCTGACGGTCTTCCCAAAGCAGATGCAGTGACTTCTTCTGAGGTACGCGAAGCTCTTGAACCCATCGTTCGTCGAATTGAAGATATGGTTAAAGTTGCATTAGAACAAACACCGCCAGAGTTATCTAAAGATATAGTAGACCAAGGCATTATTTTGTCAGGTGGAATTTCTTTGCTGAGAGGGTTGTCTCAAAGACTCTCCAGGTCTCTTAGTACGCCAGTTATTGTAGCGGAAGACCCTTTATTTGCTGTTGCACGTGGAGTGGGGAAAATTCTTGAAAATCTTGATGATATGAAGAAGGTTCTTCTCTCTGTAGAAAAAGGAGCTCAATAG
- a CDS encoding JAB domain-containing protein, whose translation MKLKYLPPSERPRERLFRKGVSVLSHVEILAVLLRTGSGGKDVLELSAELLHVFGDIKGLSRASVSELINIQGMGRAKVAVLIAAFELAKRLLACDVEASQERKEWEKDLHLLCHALSGEDREFIISLFLDGKGGVISQERVSYGGIGGAFLDVKYLFRQAVRLNAKGMVMVHNHPGGVLKPSREDILLTEYVEQQLELLSIHLVGHFIAVGGEFVKVPSRHTV comes from the coding sequence GTGAAGTTAAAATATTTGCCACCATCGGAACGTCCTCGAGAAAGACTTTTCCGAAAGGGTGTGTCGGTTCTTTCTCATGTTGAAATTTTAGCAGTATTGCTTCGCACAGGCAGTGGGGGGAAAGATGTTTTAGAACTTTCGGCGGAACTCCTCCATGTTTTTGGAGATATTAAGGGGCTATCTCGTGCTTCTGTTTCGGAGCTCATTAATATCCAGGGAATGGGACGAGCTAAAGTAGCAGTCCTTATAGCCGCTTTTGAGCTTGCGAAAAGGTTATTAGCTTGTGATGTGGAAGCCTCTCAGGAACGTAAAGAGTGGGAGAAAGATCTTCATCTTCTATGCCATGCTCTTTCAGGAGAGGATAGGGAGTTCATAATTTCTCTTTTTCTTGATGGAAAAGGAGGCGTGATTTCCCAGGAAAGAGTATCATATGGGGGAATTGGCGGAGCCTTTCTTGATGTAAAGTATTTATTTCGACAGGCCGTACGGCTTAATGCAAAAGGGATGGTTATGGTGCATAATCATCCCGGTGGAGTTCTAAAGCCAAGTCGAGAAGATATTCTTTTAACAGAATATGTGGAACAACAACTAGAACTGCTTAGTATTCATTTAGTGGGGCATTTTATAGCAGTGGGAGGGGAATTCGTAAAAGTCCCCTCAAGGCATACCGTATGA
- a CDS encoding rod shape-determining protein MreC, which produces MRRPLKGNNFSGELIHGLIAIAISLLLLAFAPRAGEVYRIPADAVGKFLYYPEYPAVFLNATFRKLSLWFTERASLIFQIQSLSRENWLLKVAAGQRKVAEEIIVLDSSIVNTRVTLRSPENWWTEIRLNKGQENGLKPGLPMLQDGYLIGRLSRVESGYSWGDLITSPSLLIPVVVDQTRDLGVVTGDGQGSVWLQYVPEGRFIEKGMTVSTALVSESLPPGLPIGMVTGETRRLSGDVDAYKIQPGGDFVRLYTVEILTEEKKKP; this is translated from the coding sequence ATGCGGAGGCCTCTAAAAGGTAACAATTTTAGTGGGGAATTAATTCATGGATTAATAGCTATTGCTATAAGCCTCTTGCTTTTGGCTTTTGCCCCTCGTGCAGGAGAGGTATACAGAATTCCAGCAGACGCGGTGGGTAAGTTTCTCTATTATCCTGAATACCCGGCGGTTTTCTTAAATGCTACTTTTAGAAAGCTCTCCCTCTGGTTTACAGAGCGAGCGTCTCTTATTTTCCAAATTCAATCTCTTTCTCGAGAAAACTGGTTATTAAAGGTTGCGGCTGGTCAACGTAAGGTTGCAGAGGAAATTATTGTGTTAGACTCCTCAATAGTAAATACGAGAGTAACATTGCGATCCCCAGAGAACTGGTGGACAGAAATTCGGTTGAACAAAGGACAAGAAAATGGGTTAAAACCAGGGCTTCCAATGCTCCAAGATGGTTATCTTATAGGACGTCTTTCCAGAGTTGAATCAGGGTACTCTTGGGGGGACCTTATTACTTCTCCTTCTCTTCTTATCCCTGTAGTTGTAGATCAAACTCGAGATCTAGGAGTAGTGACAGGAGATGGGCAGGGGAGTGTTTGGCTTCAATATGTTCCTGAAGGTCGTTTTATTGAAAAAGGAATGACAGTGAGTACTGCTCTTGTCAGTGAGAGTCTGCCTCCAGGTCTTCCCATAGGAATGGTTACAGGTGAGACGAGACGTCTTTCAGGAGATGTAGATGCTTATAAAATACAGCCAGGGGGAGATTTTGTCCGTCTTTACACTGTGGAAATACTAACAGAGGAGAAGAAAAAACCGTGA
- a CDS encoding MBL fold metallo-hydrolase, whose amino-acid sequence MEYKRFPLGPLWTNGYLFYDSQGKGFFVDPGGDPADVLTFLDEHSIRLEWILLTHAHIDHIGGIPELAPLASLGVALSKNDSELLRNPDLNLSHWMGLDFPGWEPAKLLSDEDELNIGEFIVKVIATPGHTPGSVCYLISLGEEQLLVSGDTLFARSVGRTDLPGGDGRQLTSSLKKLVTLPDGMLVLPGHGPETTIGQEREANPFWPKGLQ is encoded by the coding sequence ATGGAATATAAACGATTTCCCCTCGGCCCTTTATGGACGAATGGATATCTTTTCTACGATAGTCAAGGGAAGGGCTTTTTTGTCGATCCAGGTGGGGATCCTGCCGATGTATTGACCTTCTTAGACGAACATTCAATACGACTTGAATGGATCCTTTTAACTCATGCGCACATTGACCATATTGGAGGTATTCCAGAGCTGGCACCACTGGCTTCTCTCGGAGTTGCCCTTTCTAAGAACGACTCTGAATTGTTACGAAACCCAGATTTAAATCTTTCCCATTGGATGGGCCTTGATTTTCCTGGCTGGGAACCTGCAAAACTTTTAAGTGATGAAGATGAGCTTAACATTGGAGAGTTTATAGTAAAAGTAATAGCCACCCCAGGCCATACGCCAGGGAGCGTGTGTTATCTCATCTCTTTAGGTGAAGAGCAGCTTCTAGTATCAGGAGATACTCTTTTTGCCCGAAGTGTAGGGCGAACAGATTTACCGGGAGGAGATGGGAGACAGTTAACCTCTTCCCTTAAGAAACTTGTGACATTGCCTGATGGAATGTTAGTTCTTCCTGGTCATGGTCCAGAAACAACGATAGGGCAGGAACGGGAAGCAAATCCTTTCTGGCCGAAAGGGTTACAGTAG
- the dtd gene encoding D-aminoacyl-tRNA deacylase, translating into MRAIVQRVSSAFVAVEDQQVGAIDKGLLVLLGVTGTDSDVDAEWLVDKIIHLRIFEDEEEKLNRSLLDVGGELLVVSQFTLYGNCRKGRRPSFVDAANPELAKRLYEKFIALAQEKNVPVQTGVFQAHMMVHLVNDGPVTLIIDTPEGA; encoded by the coding sequence GTGAGAGCAATCGTACAGAGAGTCTCATCGGCTTTTGTAGCTGTAGAGGACCAGCAAGTTGGGGCTATTGATAAGGGGCTCCTTGTTTTGCTGGGAGTAACTGGAACTGATAGTGATGTTGATGCAGAGTGGCTTGTAGATAAAATTATTCACTTGAGAATTTTTGAAGATGAAGAAGAGAAACTCAATCGATCCCTTCTTGATGTTGGCGGGGAGCTTCTTGTTGTATCTCAGTTTACTTTATATGGGAATTGCCGAAAAGGAAGACGACCTTCTTTTGTAGATGCGGCGAATCCGGAACTGGCGAAGAGGCTTTATGAAAAATTTATAGCACTGGCGCAAGAAAAAAATGTGCCGGTACAAACAGGTGTTTTCCAGGCGCATATGATGGTTCATCTCGTTAATGATGGGCCAGTTACCCTTATTATTGATACACCGGAGGGAGCGTAA
- the mrdA gene encoding penicillin-binding protein 2 yields the protein MSNVRGDIDKRLRIWRVVMLCVMGGLVIALYFFQIIHADTYVKLAAGNRLRFIRLAPSRGNIFDRNGAPLAINIRTFDIMGYPLDFENEDLAMRTSAIFRKHGIPLLPEEITAAVKRQYWAPYRVVRIVSNLTLTQMAELLADPEFPSQLFPVPVWRRIYPSGALTANVTGYVSEISEEELHVKREGDYVGGDLVGKSGIEYTYENILRGSPGVEAIEVDARGRRIQEIDFRPPQKGENLYLTLDLGAQRLASDLMKGLRGAVVALDVHTGAVLVLYTAPSYDNNPLAWGVSAREWKSLLNDPERPMMDRSIAGVYPPASTFKSLVALAALSEGEITAKTTYFCGGAFQLGRRTFRCWKRTGHGTLNMKEALKNSCDIFFYQVGIKVGIDNLTKWGQKLGVGELTGIDIPGELSGNRAGREWKEAVVKESWYKGDTVNYSIGQGYLLMTPIQLARMYAVFANGGKLVTPYLNEKSAVVPKDLQISSSYLKLVNDGLQDVVKRGTGWRAGTFSVSVAGKTGTAQNAHGADHALFVGYAPADKPQYVVAVVVEAGEHGSSVAAPISGEVLAYLVERQSQSIPRQ from the coding sequence ATGTCTAATGTTCGTGGTGACATCGATAAGAGGCTCCGTATCTGGAGAGTCGTAATGCTCTGCGTCATGGGTGGATTGGTGATAGCTCTTTATTTTTTTCAGATCATTCACGCAGACACCTATGTAAAGCTTGCGGCAGGAAATAGACTCCGATTTATTCGACTAGCCCCATCGCGAGGGAATATTTTCGATAGAAATGGAGCTCCTCTCGCTATAAACATACGTACATTCGATATTATGGGATATCCTCTTGATTTTGAAAATGAAGATTTAGCCATGCGTACTTCAGCTATTTTTCGTAAACATGGGATTCCTCTTTTGCCAGAAGAAATTACTGCTGCTGTGAAGCGGCAATATTGGGCTCCTTATAGAGTTGTACGCATTGTTTCAAATCTTACCTTAACTCAAATGGCTGAACTTTTGGCGGATCCGGAATTCCCTTCCCAACTTTTCCCAGTTCCAGTATGGCGTAGGATCTATCCTTCCGGAGCTCTCACAGCAAATGTGACAGGGTATGTAAGTGAAATAAGTGAAGAAGAACTCCATGTAAAACGAGAAGGAGATTATGTTGGTGGAGATTTGGTTGGTAAGTCTGGCATAGAATATACATATGAAAATATACTTCGTGGTTCTCCTGGAGTGGAAGCGATAGAGGTAGATGCTCGAGGAAGGCGGATTCAGGAGATAGATTTCAGGCCTCCACAAAAGGGGGAAAACCTCTATCTGACCTTAGACCTTGGTGCACAACGGTTGGCTTCTGACCTTATGAAAGGATTACGAGGTGCGGTAGTTGCTCTCGATGTTCATACTGGAGCAGTGCTCGTTCTTTACACTGCCCCCTCATACGATAACAATCCATTGGCTTGGGGAGTTTCGGCTCGAGAATGGAAATCTCTTCTCAACGACCCAGAACGGCCGATGATGGATAGATCTATTGCAGGAGTTTATCCGCCTGCGTCTACTTTTAAATCATTAGTTGCGCTGGCAGCTCTTTCTGAAGGAGAGATAACCGCTAAAACTACTTACTTCTGTGGAGGAGCTTTTCAATTGGGGCGTCGCACGTTCCGATGTTGGAAACGAACAGGACATGGAACTTTGAATATGAAGGAAGCATTGAAAAATTCTTGCGATATATTTTTTTATCAGGTAGGCATAAAAGTTGGGATTGACAACCTTACCAAGTGGGGGCAAAAGCTTGGAGTGGGGGAACTTACCGGAATAGACATTCCTGGCGAGCTTTCTGGAAACAGAGCTGGACGAGAGTGGAAAGAAGCGGTCGTGAAAGAGTCGTGGTACAAGGGAGATACTGTAAATTATTCTATAGGGCAAGGATATTTGCTTATGACCCCCATCCAGCTTGCTAGAATGTACGCTGTTTTTGCTAATGGAGGGAAGCTCGTAACCCCATATTTAAATGAAAAAAGTGCTGTAGTTCCTAAAGATTTACAGATTTCGAGTAGCTATTTGAAGCTGGTCAACGATGGATTACAAGATGTTGTGAAGCGTGGAACTGGTTGGCGGGCTGGTACTTTTAGTGTGTCAGTAGCAGGTAAAACTGGAACAGCTCAAAATGCCCATGGGGCAGATCATGCCCTTTTTGTAGGGTATGCTCCTGCGGATAAACCTCAGTATGTGGTGGCTGTTGTTGTAGAAGCAGGAGAACATGGTAGTTCTGTAGCAGCCCCCATATCGGGGGAAGTTTTGGCTTATCTTGTAGAACGCCAGTCTCAGAGCATACCTCGACAATAA
- the minC gene encoding septum site-determining protein MinC — METFHTPIQLKGTGGGLRLFIPEELAEEEIMLELERISKEAGAILGLQVILDFQGRKLSQSLVGKIVTDFIWARKVVVSSWITYDVESQNLLRSVGISIGEPTKDFFPRKGKNCDTLFLVRSLRSGQRIEHGGDVIIIGHVNDGAEVIASGNICIWGRLKGLAHAGSDGDEGQSIIVGDFQAKQVRLGHKVGSYLDSSMEWWGRSVLVSLEKDSLFVRELKI; from the coding sequence ATGGAGACTTTTCATACGCCGATACAACTTAAAGGGACAGGAGGAGGTTTGCGTCTTTTTATTCCAGAGGAACTAGCTGAAGAAGAGATTATGTTGGAGCTGGAAAGAATCTCTAAAGAAGCCGGCGCCATACTGGGGTTACAGGTTATTCTTGATTTCCAGGGGCGCAAGCTTAGTCAGAGTCTTGTCGGGAAAATCGTTACGGACTTTATTTGGGCGCGAAAAGTAGTGGTCTCATCGTGGATTACATATGACGTTGAGAGTCAGAATCTTTTGCGTTCCGTAGGAATCTCTATAGGAGAGCCGACAAAAGATTTCTTTCCACGAAAAGGGAAAAATTGTGATACTCTTTTCTTGGTGCGTTCTCTTCGATCCGGCCAGAGAATAGAGCATGGCGGAGATGTAATTATCATAGGGCATGTCAATGATGGTGCAGAAGTTATTGCATCTGGAAATATTTGTATATGGGGACGATTAAAAGGCCTTGCTCATGCAGGTAGTGATGGCGATGAAGGGCAAAGTATAATTGTAGGAGATTTTCAGGCGAAGCAGGTGCGTCTCGGTCATAAAGTTGGGAGTTATCTGGATAGTTCAATGGAATGGTGGGGACGCTCAGTACTAGTTTCATTAGAAAAAGACTCGTTATTTGTGCGGGAATTAAAGATATAA
- a CDS encoding RelA/SpoT family protein, protein MVEIHTDSLEYEIDPFDPKEQERHLKNLGLDRKSLGKLRDSYIGRVPESERTISVKFAWHELWSKVSCYFTKDELKKVGEALVVAAEAHGEQKRSTGDPYIVHSINVASILADMQLDLVTLQAALLHDVLEDTALSAEKIGSSFGSEVLTLVDGVTKLGKLPFKSFEDYQAENLRKMFLVMAKDIRVVLIKLADRLHNMRTLGALRRDKQLRIARETLEIYAPLAHRLGIYQVKRGLEDLAFKYADPDMYYEIRRRVRKKLPEREDIIKKAIEILQERLKQESIHFKVKGRAKHFYSIYEKMNRKKLSVEQLYDLLALRVIVDDVASCYTVLGIVHTIWKPIPGQFDDYIANPKSNMYQSLHTTVVGPTGEPLEVQIRTDEMNSLAEYGIAAHWRYKEGSVGLDELDARLTWIRQALEGDHEGGPSEFLERLKEDVLTSDVFVFTPQGKVVSLPKGSSPIDFAYAIHTQVGNRCVGAMVNNRIVSLSYELRNGDIVKIITSPQGVPSRDWLKMARSGKAKSKIRSFFRQQEKVEKQEKMQRGHELLERELKRRAVEEISPVLGDMIPRLNKISRDIGHANGEDILVALGSGSLNVSTVIQKLLGKAQAPLLEIPEEPLTGIKKTDSDIIVEGAEGVQVVIANCCLPVPGDEIAGYSTRTRGITVHRKDCPNLNDASESRLIQVSWGAGTLGNRYTTRLKLEGMDRAGLFTDVGQAIMACDGSIVGIKAHVVGGTLARMKIEIRVRDVEHLYAVVAKLNGVKNVIEVKRG, encoded by the coding sequence ATGGTAGAGATACATACAGATTCATTAGAGTATGAAATAGATCCTTTTGATCCCAAAGAACAGGAACGGCATCTTAAAAACCTCGGTCTTGACAGAAAAAGTCTTGGGAAACTTCGGGATAGTTATATTGGTCGGGTTCCAGAATCAGAGAGAACTATTTCCGTTAAATTTGCTTGGCATGAATTGTGGTCAAAGGTGAGCTGCTATTTTACAAAAGATGAGCTGAAAAAAGTCGGTGAAGCCTTGGTGGTAGCCGCAGAGGCTCATGGAGAGCAGAAGAGATCCACAGGGGATCCTTATATTGTTCATAGCATCAACGTCGCGTCGATTTTAGCTGACATGCAGCTAGATCTGGTAACCCTCCAGGCCGCATTACTTCATGATGTTCTTGAAGATACAGCCCTTTCTGCAGAGAAAATAGGAAGCAGCTTCGGTAGTGAAGTGCTCACACTTGTGGATGGCGTAACAAAATTAGGGAAACTCCCCTTCAAGTCTTTTGAAGACTATCAAGCAGAAAATCTGAGAAAAATGTTTCTTGTCATGGCCAAAGATATTCGTGTAGTCCTCATTAAGTTAGCAGATAGGTTGCATAATATGAGGACTCTTGGGGCTTTGCGTCGAGATAAACAGCTTCGAATAGCTCGCGAAACATTAGAGATATATGCTCCTCTCGCTCATCGCTTGGGAATCTATCAAGTGAAGAGAGGGTTGGAAGACCTAGCTTTTAAGTATGCAGATCCTGATATGTATTATGAAATTCGACGGCGAGTTCGTAAAAAACTGCCGGAACGAGAAGATATTATTAAGAAAGCCATCGAAATATTGCAAGAACGGCTTAAACAAGAGAGTATCCACTTTAAAGTGAAGGGAAGAGCCAAACACTTTTACAGCATTTATGAAAAAATGAATAGGAAAAAACTTTCTGTAGAGCAACTTTATGACCTCCTTGCTCTAAGAGTTATTGTAGATGATGTGGCTTCTTGTTATACGGTATTGGGGATAGTCCATACTATATGGAAGCCCATTCCTGGCCAGTTTGATGATTATATCGCCAACCCGAAGTCGAATATGTATCAGTCTCTTCACACCACTGTTGTAGGGCCTACTGGAGAGCCTCTGGAAGTTCAAATAAGAACAGACGAAATGAATAGCCTTGCGGAATACGGTATTGCTGCTCATTGGCGATATAAAGAGGGAAGTGTAGGACTGGATGAATTGGATGCTCGCCTTACATGGATTCGACAAGCTTTAGAGGGAGATCATGAGGGGGGACCTTCTGAATTTCTTGAACGACTCAAAGAGGATGTTCTCACGTCAGATGTTTTTGTTTTTACGCCTCAAGGGAAAGTAGTTTCTTTGCCCAAGGGGTCTTCCCCTATTGATTTTGCTTACGCTATTCATACGCAAGTAGGAAACCGATGTGTAGGCGCTATGGTTAATAATAGGATTGTTTCTCTTTCTTACGAATTAAGAAATGGCGATATTGTTAAAATTATTACATCTCCTCAAGGTGTCCCTTCTCGAGACTGGTTGAAAATGGCCAGGAGTGGTAAGGCTAAAAGTAAAATCCGGTCTTTTTTCCGTCAACAGGAGAAAGTAGAAAAGCAAGAGAAGATGCAGCGGGGGCACGAACTTCTGGAGCGAGAGTTGAAACGTAGGGCAGTAGAAGAGATAAGTCCTGTATTAGGAGATATGATCCCTCGCCTGAATAAAATATCTCGAGACATTGGGCATGCGAATGGAGAAGATATTTTAGTGGCTTTGGGGAGTGGCTCTTTGAATGTGTCTACTGTCATTCAAAAATTATTAGGCAAAGCACAAGCTCCTCTTTTAGAAATCCCAGAGGAACCTTTAACGGGTATAAAAAAGACAGACTCCGATATTATTGTGGAAGGGGCAGAGGGAGTACAAGTTGTGATAGCGAATTGTTGTTTGCCTGTTCCGGGAGACGAAATTGCAGGGTACTCTACTCGAACACGAGGAATTACCGTTCATCGAAAGGATTGCCCTAATTTGAATGATGCGAGCGAATCTCGGCTCATCCAGGTGTCGTGGGGAGCGGGAACGTTAGGGAATCGTTATACGACGCGACTTAAATTAGAGGGAATGGATCGTGCTGGGCTTTTTACTGATGTGGGACAAGCCATAATGGCTTGTGACGGGAGTATTGTGGGTATAAAAGCCCATGTAGTAGGCGGGACCCTCGCTCGAATGAAAATAGAGATACGAGTTCGTGACGTAGAACATCTTTATGCTGTTGTTGCCAAGCTGAATGGGGTAAAAAATGTTATAGAAGTAAAGCGGGGGTGA